One genomic window of Arthrobacter caoxuetaonis includes the following:
- a CDS encoding heparan-alpha-glucosaminide N-acetyltransferase domain-containing protein, giving the protein MDAARGVALLAMIAIHILPAWNDEFAPTLVWSAFAGRGVALFALLAGLSLALSSGGARRLDGDRLSAARAGIAVRAAIILGIGLLLGYLDITAQVILAYYGVMFLLALPLLRLSARSLTVLAAAVAMVFPFIMQGLRDYLPEPPPGQPTLTGLFTDFGAQVPQLLLTGTYPALPWMAYICAGLAIGRLDLRSRKVQSGLLASGCGLALLTTLVSAFLLGPAGGRSALEELNGGGSTGAEAVYDILVWGPDPTLPTDSWWWLAGLAPYSSTPVVILNTIGLSAALLALLLLVGPRIERFLAPLAAMGTMTLTLYSAHLLLLATGLLTGLPWLALLLHIGLAAAFALLWRPRMGQGPLERLVSAAVSRVRAAVLSRKQHRSGDTLPSPQEEPVPPGPRNRGSRHRAGLQDTDPPGQHR; this is encoded by the coding sequence GTGGACGCTGCCCGCGGGGTTGCCTTGCTGGCCATGATCGCCATCCACATCCTCCCCGCGTGGAACGACGAGTTTGCGCCGACGCTCGTCTGGTCTGCCTTCGCCGGGCGCGGCGTCGCACTGTTTGCGCTCCTCGCCGGACTGTCCCTGGCCCTGAGCTCCGGAGGAGCCCGGCGGCTCGACGGCGACCGCCTGTCGGCGGCCCGCGCCGGGATCGCCGTGCGCGCCGCAATCATCCTGGGCATCGGCCTCCTGCTGGGCTACCTGGACATCACGGCCCAGGTGATCCTGGCCTACTACGGGGTCATGTTCCTGTTGGCCTTACCGCTGCTGCGGCTCTCTGCCCGGTCGCTGACGGTGCTGGCCGCGGCGGTGGCCATGGTGTTCCCCTTCATCATGCAGGGGCTGCGGGACTACCTGCCCGAACCCCCGCCCGGACAGCCGACCCTCACAGGCCTGTTCACGGACTTCGGCGCACAGGTCCCGCAGCTCCTGCTGACCGGGACCTACCCCGCACTGCCGTGGATGGCATACATCTGCGCCGGGCTGGCGATCGGACGCTTGGACCTGCGCAGCCGCAAGGTCCAGTCGGGACTCCTTGCGAGCGGGTGCGGGCTGGCCCTGCTGACCACCTTGGTTTCCGCCTTCCTGCTTGGCCCCGCCGGAGGACGCAGCGCCCTGGAAGAGCTGAACGGCGGCGGCAGCACCGGTGCGGAAGCGGTCTACGACATCCTCGTCTGGGGGCCGGACCCCACGCTGCCCACGGATTCGTGGTGGTGGCTGGCCGGGCTGGCTCCCTATTCAAGTACTCCCGTGGTCATCCTGAACACGATCGGCCTCTCGGCTGCGCTGCTGGCACTCCTGCTGCTCGTTGGCCCCCGGATTGAGCGGTTCCTGGCACCCCTGGCCGCAATGGGGACCATGACGCTCACGCTCTACAGTGCCCACCTGCTCCTGCTGGCTACGGGACTGCTCACCGGTCTCCCGTGGCTTGCCCTTCTCCTGCATATCGGACTGGCAGCGGCCTTCGCCCTGCTCTGGCGTCCCAGGATGGGACAGGGCCCGTTGGAACGGCTGGTCTCGGCGGCGGTATCCCGCGTCCGGGCTGCGGTATTGTCCAGGAAACAGCACCGTTCCGGAGACACGTTGCCGTCGCCGCAGGAGGAACCGGTGCCGCCAGGCCCTCGCAACAGGGGCAGCCGGCATCGGGCTGGCCTGCAGGATACCGATCCGCCCGGGCAGCACCGGTGA
- the dapA gene encoding 4-hydroxy-tetrahydrodipicolinate synthase: MFSPAQTAKSQLAEIAFGRILTAMVTPFTTAGKLDQAGAGDLARWLCRDGFNDGVVVNGTTGESFATSNWEKASMIHAASMALQGTGRKVIAGVGSGDTAHSITLAQEAADQYADGLLVVAPYYSRPSQAGLLRHFLAVADSTDLPVMLYDIPKRTGVAISEETLAAAAQHPRIVAVKDAKGDLESTSRVIAETGLVYYSGDDALNLPLLSVGASGFVSVVGHFAARELRALLSAYSAGRVGEALDTHRRLLPTYAGTFRCPGAASVKAMLNRLGLPSGPVRLPLVDLTQAELERFLQDVHSSGLLPEPVPVQ, translated from the coding sequence ATGTTCAGCCCAGCACAGACCGCCAAGTCGCAGCTCGCCGAAATCGCGTTTGGACGCATCCTGACGGCCATGGTGACGCCGTTCACCACAGCAGGCAAGCTGGACCAGGCCGGTGCGGGGGACCTCGCCCGGTGGCTCTGCCGGGACGGATTCAATGACGGAGTGGTAGTCAACGGCACTACCGGAGAATCCTTTGCGACGTCGAACTGGGAGAAGGCGTCCATGATCCATGCGGCATCCATGGCGTTGCAGGGGACCGGGCGCAAGGTGATCGCCGGGGTGGGCTCCGGCGACACGGCACACAGCATCACGCTCGCCCAGGAAGCAGCTGACCAGTACGCCGATGGCCTGCTGGTGGTCGCACCCTATTACTCTCGGCCCTCGCAGGCCGGCCTGCTGCGGCACTTCCTCGCGGTGGCTGACAGCACCGACTTGCCCGTGATGCTCTACGACATCCCGAAGCGGACCGGCGTCGCGATCAGCGAGGAGACTTTGGCAGCCGCGGCGCAGCATCCCCGCATCGTCGCCGTCAAGGACGCCAAAGGCGACCTGGAATCCACGTCCCGGGTCATCGCCGAGACGGGGCTGGTGTACTACTCCGGCGACGATGCGCTCAACTTGCCGCTGCTTTCGGTCGGAGCGTCCGGATTCGTTTCGGTGGTCGGCCACTTTGCCGCACGGGAGCTTCGTGCGCTTTTGTCGGCGTACTCGGCGGGGCGGGTCGGAGAGGCACTGGATACCCATCGCCGCCTGCTGCCGACCTATGCGGGCACGTTCCGCTGCCCGGGGGCGGCCTCCGTCAAGGCAATGCTGAACCGGCTCGGCCTGCCGTCCGGTCCGGTGCGGCTGCCGCTGGTTGACCTCACGCAGGCCGAACTGGAGCGCTTTCTGCAGGACGTGCACAGTTCAGGCCTGCTGCCTGAGCCGGTGCCGGTCCAATGA